The genomic segment CGGGTTGTTGCTGCGCCTGTTCCGGTTGATGGGGCAATGAACTTTCGGGCAAATGCCGGAACATCCAAACGACCAGCAAACCCAACGCAGCCAGCGAAGTTGCGGCAAACACGCCAACCCCGGCCAGGACTGCCGCAGCTTTGGCCAGTGAATTGGCCGACAGACGGAACAGTTCGCGGTTTTGCCGCGAACTGATTTGCAAATCGAATCCGCGTCCAAACCCGCTGCGAACGATCAACCGATTTCCGAACAGCGGAATCACCGCGGCGGCTCCGGCTTGAGGCGTGGCGCTTGCCGCCAACTCTTGTTCAGCGGGAACTGGCGCCAACGAAATCACCTGTGGATTCGTTTCAACTCGTTCGATTTCTTTCGCCGCCTGCGCCTCACTTGCCGCCAGTCGCCGCAAAAATTCCGGGTAACGATCCAGTTCCGGGCTGGCAAGCTTTAGTTCGGCAGCAAACCGTTGCGTCCGATGAATTCCCGCCAGCGAAGAACGGCAATCCGCGCACGCATCCAGATGCGCGCGCAATTGCGAATCCAATTCGGCTTCCAATTCGCCCGCCGCCAATGCAATCAACAAATCTTCAACGGCGCGGCATTCTGTTCGGTCGTGTGCATTCATAACCTGGGTGCGCGAGCATCCTGCTCGCTGTAAAAAAAGCGCGAAGCTTCCTTTTCAATTCCCTGTTCGGTGTATCGAATCATAAGCGTTAATGAATTGTTGATAGGCGCGGCGCAACCGGCTCGCTGCCGCTTCAAACCCGATTCCTAAAATCTCCGCGACTTCCCTGATGGTGCGGCCTTCGACGGCTTGCAAAATGAAGGCAATGCGATATTCCGGTTTCAGCTTTGCCAGCGCCGCTTCCAGCGTCATCGTCACCACCAACCGCGATTCCTGTTTCGGCAGCGCAGCAATTGTCTTGAGCAATTCGTCATCACTGTTTTCAGCGCGACGCAACCGTTGATCAATCAAATCGCGGCAATGGTTGACCGCAATGCGGTACAGCCACCCCCGAAACGTCACCTTCGGTTCAAATGTCGCCAATCCGCGATA from the Acidobacteriota bacterium genome contains:
- a CDS encoding RNA polymerase sigma factor — translated: MKDRRGLRIAPKLEEAGRAEGLAEKEDFELVRRFKHDGDTTAFETLFRRHQQYVAGLCLSLLRSQAEAEDAVQEVFIKAYRGLATFEPKVTFRGWLYRIAVNHCRDLIDQRLRRAENSDDELLKTIAALPKQESRLVVTMTLEAALAKLKPEYRIAFILQAVEGRTIREVAEILGIGFEAAASRLRRAYQQFINAYDSIHRTGN